The proteins below are encoded in one region of Aequorivita iocasae:
- a CDS encoding IS3 family transposase, which translates to MTDEFGKANLKIGRDTLFSILRKHGMLTLRKKYSSRTTNSLHRFRKYKNIIKDVKVTRPNQVWASDITYIRTIKGFCYLALITDMHSRKIIGYDLSNSLELKGCVRAKALYQAKDIDGLVHHSDRGIQYCSNVYTQILKRNRIDISMTEENHCYENALAEGVNGILKDEFYLDQTFTDMAHPKRATKNAIKLYNEIRLHLSLNFKTPNMVYLKTA; encoded by the coding sequence ATCACTGATGAGTTTGGCAAAGCCAACCTGAAAATTGGCAGGGATACATTGTTCAGTATCCTTAGAAAGCACGGTATGCTGACACTTAGAAAAAAATACAGCTCCAGGACAACAAACTCCTTGCACAGGTTCAGGAAATACAAAAACATCATAAAGGATGTAAAGGTCACAAGACCCAACCAAGTCTGGGCCAGTGATATTACCTATATCAGAACCATAAAAGGCTTTTGCTATCTGGCACTCATAACAGATATGCATTCCCGAAAAATCATTGGTTATGACCTTAGCAACAGTCTGGAGCTTAAAGGGTGCGTTAGGGCTAAAGCGCTGTACCAAGCTAAGGACATTGATGGGCTCGTTCACCATTCAGACAGAGGCATACAATACTGTAGCAATGTTTACACCCAAATACTTAAAAGAAACAGGATAGATATTAGTATGACCGAAGAAAATCATTGTTACGAAAATGCCCTGGCAGAAGGCGTAAACGGTATATTGAAAGATGAATTCTATCTCGACCAGACCTTTACGGACATGGCCCACCCCAAAAGAGCGACAAAAAATGCAATTAAATTATACAATGAAATAAGATTACATTTATCTTTAAATTTCAAAACACCAAATATGGTATATTTAAAAACAGCGTAA
- a CDS encoding helix-turn-helix transcriptional regulator, with product MKYKKIKPYKELEPYIHFYWELRGNEVERQWERVFPDGCAGIVMNLGDSCLTDNGSTNMEFGKTYVVGAMTSFKDSLIDKDTHLIGVCLKPATFSNFYSYTSQNELTNDTVEFEKSNSFNLDKTIENPFNYFDHFYSERIITKFNQLQKVIGDIHFTNGQMSIYELSRRHFITTRQLERNFKKFIGLSPKEYSNIIRFQNALNIIKNSSENRSLLDIAFECGYYDHSHLNYEIKRNTGLSPSQL from the coding sequence ATGAAGTACAAAAAAATAAAACCTTACAAAGAATTAGAACCCTATATTCATTTCTATTGGGAGTTGAGAGGAAACGAAGTTGAAAGACAATGGGAACGGGTTTTTCCAGATGGCTGTGCCGGTATTGTAATGAATTTGGGAGATTCTTGTTTGACTGACAACGGATCGACTAATATGGAATTTGGGAAAACCTATGTGGTTGGAGCAATGACTTCATTTAAAGATAGCTTAATTGATAAGGATACACACCTAATAGGTGTTTGTTTAAAACCTGCAACTTTTTCAAATTTCTACAGCTACACTTCACAAAATGAGCTGACAAACGACACCGTAGAATTTGAAAAATCTAATTCATTTAATCTTGATAAAACAATAGAAAATCCATTTAATTATTTTGACCATTTTTACTCCGAAAGAATAATTACCAAATTCAACCAATTACAAAAGGTTATTGGGGATATTCATTTCACAAACGGGCAAATGAGTATTTACGAACTTTCTAGAAGACATTTCATAACGACGAGACAATTGGAGCGAAATTTCAAAAAATTCATTGGACTGTCACCGAAAGAATATTCAAACATAATTCGTTTTCAAAATGCTTTGAACATAATTAAAAACTCGAGTGAAAATCGCAGTTTATTGGATATTGCATTTGAGTGCGGTTATTATGACCATTCACATCTTAATTATGAAATCAAGCGAAATACAGGACTCTCACCATCACAGCTTTAA
- a CDS encoding dihydrofolate reductase family protein: MRKISLFIATSLDGYIAKPNDDLSFLKLVEKEGEDYGYAAFTDTIDTLIIGRKTYDYVLKEIGSSFYDNGQRDVYVITRTPRPSVGRTTFYTGKLTDLVAQLKSENGKNIYCDGGAEVINELLKNDLIDEFIISVIPVLLGSGTRLFKDGRPEQILEFVKVKTFETGLTQLHYKRKK; encoded by the coding sequence ATGCGAAAAATATCACTTTTCATTGCCACAAGTTTAGACGGCTACATTGCAAAACCTAACGATGATTTGAGTTTCTTAAAACTCGTAGAAAAAGAAGGTGAAGATTATGGTTATGCAGCATTTACGGACACAATTGACACTTTGATTATTGGTAGAAAAACTTATGATTATGTCCTTAAGGAAATTGGCTCATCATTTTATGACAATGGACAACGAGACGTATATGTCATAACAAGAACCCCAAGACCAAGTGTTGGTAGAACAACTTTTTACACAGGAAAATTGACCGATTTGGTAGCGCAACTCAAATCTGAAAACGGAAAAAACATCTATTGTGATGGTGGTGCAGAAGTAATTAATGAATTATTAAAAAATGATTTAATTGATGAATTTATTATCTCGGTCATTCCTGTTTTGCTAGGGAGTGGTACAAGGTTATTTAAAGACGGGCGACCTGAACAAATACTCGAATTTGTAAAAGTAAAAACATTTGAAACAGGCTTAACGCAACTGCATTACAAACGGAAAAAATAA